The Pagrus major chromosome 1, Pma_NU_1.0 genome includes the window CACTGAACCTTCTTGGTGAAAATGACTTCATCTCACACAAGGAAACTCTCAAGCATTTATTCCATCAGCAGATTAAAGAAAGGTCTTCTTAGGGTTTACAGCAGATGTTGATCATTGCTGAACATGATTCTGCAGTAGTAACAGTCAAGTCTTTAATCGAGGCTAGACTGCAGTGATTAGGAACAAAAaagggggttagggttacatTGGACATTAATTAGCTTTAAGCTGACTAATGATGTACCTCTGTAGTAACAGAGTAGTTTGTGTGTAAGTCAGATCTCAAAAGAAATGAAAGGGAATGCAAGCTTCTCTTCACATGTCCGTTCGACCTGAAgcataaaagcatgaaaatatacaaaactaAACTTTCTGGCTTGAACTTTCGAAACTTCATCAGACAGCACAACATTGATATATAATCACCTTATAAAGCTGCTACAGCAAACACGTTAGCAAAAAAGGGCTTATTTACACATCATgcagacatggagcaacatCCATTTGAAGTCATCTTCGTGTCAGATTTATGAATAAAAGTCCAACATTCACTCTCCTGTCAACTCTGCTGGGtttccaccaactcctgagggaaatataaaactgttaaaacCTCTTTAGTGGCTAAATGCTAACTATGtccaccagctagttgctaatgttgtctctctgttgtttggtgctgggcaggtagtgtgAGGGGAACTGTAGAATTTGGAGACAATAATCTGTGGAGTTGTCACGACAAGCAGAGCCTTTGACGTTACTCATTATAATTCAAACCATTGTTTGGATACAAATATTGATCTTGATCACgacaacaactgaaaaaatCCTCAGATGGCAAAGACTTCCTATACTGTAACTGACCCCACCCTTGATCTCTGCTGATATCAACCACTTCCAGCCATTAAATCGGAGGCGTGCCTTCTGTTGACATCGAGTTAAGTCCCTTTTTCCTGGACAGACCTCCCATTGACCAGGTTACACAAGACACTGGAATGTTCATTAACCTCACACCACACTGTGCTCTGCCTGGCCTGATAAATGGAAGTGAAGGTGAATGTCCTCTCCTCTGAAGTGTTTATCCTCTCTACTTTAACATGAGCTACACAGGCAAAGAGTACAGGTTGAATTTCCTCATGGGGGTGACAAAGAATCTATATATCTACATGTCTTACTGCTTTAGAggttttaacagttttatttttaactttatgGACAGCCAGGCTGTGAAATTCGACTCACTGTATATAGTCATGAATCATGGATCATCTGAAATGGAGCAAACCGACAGGACCTACCCTCTCCTTGCAGTAGAGATGGGTCTAGCAGCTCCATCATGTACTGGATCTCTGTGTCCAGCTGAGGCATGTCACACTGAGCCACAACATAAGTCAGCATAGGCAGGAAGTCGTCGGCACCATACATCCTGCCTGGAAGGAAGCAGACGGAGCAGAGAGGATGTAGGTGTTCTGGTCACACAGATTAGACAGAGGGAGCAGACATGACTGTGAACTGAAACtgaagcccttttcacacagagactccgcaaTATCGCCGCAACGAAGGCTCCCCTTCTcaccgcctttgtttgttcacactgaaccaagcagcaccGACATGAAGCCGCTCCATCGTGTCATTTTATACAGCTTGCAAcaccaaaagaggtgtgacagtacacatcataatgttgagatctgtgtgtttttagtgttttcacCCAGTTTCCAtgtgttaatctaaacatgtatctgcCGACTTTATATAAGTGCTGTAATTGAGATCCTTACCCACTTTGCatcatggaaagtgacaaagttgagttttttgctctaaaggACATCACATTACGTCATCAGTAAATAgcggaccctgtctggctctcgCTCCTggagagggaggctgttttctggggggaagttcactgaagactctgtcgggagggctgaccgtcacggtgacttttcctcattaaatttggtgatttttttttttttatataaattgcCAGAGACTGTtaccttccactattgtgttgttgtagttactaagatgtggtgattatatatttattgctcaaaatcacatcacataaaTGCCAGCAGTGACCTGCGGGAGCTGCCTGACACAGATGGCgaggcagtgtgaatggggttTTCTGTTAATATATGCAAGGCAAAAATTTTTTATCCAACACTTATTCAAACAGTACCTGAGTTATCCTGCATGATGGTATAGATGAGTTTACACACACGCAGCAGCACTGACACCTTTTTCTCAGGGGAGTACATCTTCCTCATGTTTAGGAACTTGTGGCAGATCTTCTCAATGGCCACGGGGTCAGGGGGCACAGCTCCGTCCACCCCGAGCTCCTGGGGCTTCTTGGTCTTAGCAAGGGCCAAGTTCTCCCTCAGCTGCTGCCAAGCTCCGCTGCTCacctgcagacagcagcagactgagTTAATGGTCAGGTTCATTAACCACTAGACCAGGTAGGATCATTAAGAGATCATTAATATTGTGTCTTTATCTTTAATGTCTACGTCTACGTCTAATCTGatcttattcttttttatttagatATTGTTGATAAGTAAGGAAGATTGGGAAATTGTGTAAGTCAATTCTCTTCTACAGTGCACAGtgtctcatttgttttgaataaagcGATTCTTATCTACCTaaaaaagataaacaacaaGATCCTGCCTATCTCTTACCTGGAAGTCGTGTAGAGCCGCATCGATCACACTCTTCAGAGGCTTCAGGACACACTTGTGCATGGCCTTCTCCAGCACCTGGTCTGTAGCAGATGacagtaacacagacacacccagGCCATGGGTTAATGACAACATTTACCCATAAAGTGCAACAATAGATGAATAAATCATTAATTTCTCAAGCAAACAAATGAGTCAAATTTTATAGCTTAATGAGCATCATTGTACAGCatcataaattacatttactatGTCTTACAAAGTCTGCTGACAGCCTCAATCAAACCACAGCACTGTCAGAAACACAAGTGTGATTAACTTCAGAGAACCAAAGTCTTATCTGTTAGATGAAGAAGAAATCTTTTATAACAGTTACCGTTAAAAGATAGGGTTGTCATTCAGATTTTTCTAACTGTCCAACTTAAGTCCcatgaaaacaccaaaaaacaataatgtgTTAGTGGATCGATTCATATTTTCTAACTTCATGTGTGTCTCTCAGTCTCAGGCCTCTTTAAGATGTCATTCTatgaaaacatactgtaaatggttacattttattaaaaatgtaattaagtaattATAAGCAAGTTAGACTTTTTTGGGCTGATGTTgataccaaaataaaagtacaaaattctGTTACCAATATTTAGGCTGATATTCTATAAAGACAGTTTCACTAAGATATGTACGTAATGGAGGCAGGACATTTAAAATCTCAACAATAAACTTTAACGTCCAAAATGGCGCCAGTATCAAGAGTAAACCTcactggaaatgtaataattacAAATTACTCCAATCAACTTTttctacattatgttatgtaaaaagaaaaaaaaaagcttttatatCGGcgcatatcagacaacataaaCGTAGATACAGACATATCTGTGACAGGTCAAtatatatcagtcaggctctaatcAACAGTAGGGGTGagaatcacagagtaactcacGACACGATACAATTCACAATTTGCTGCCCATGATAAGGACAGCATCACTACACAGTGATTCTGCCgtaatcaatacatttaaagacAATCGTCTAAAAATACATAACCTTATCTGTCTGactgaagaatacaaaaatCCCCAAACGCCAAGTACAGGAAGTACAGGATTTATTAACTGCAACTGTGGTGCTGACATGACTTTGACTGACCTCAAAGTGTGACACTCCAAGAACTCAGTCAGGTGTTAGCAGATAGATTACATATTTGCTACTTTAAAGAGTTAAAGAGTGACAGATTTGTTGAAGTCTGACATTGATAGATCCAACTTGGGCGCTGATCAACCGTGAAAGTCAACTCTATTCATAATTATACCATTCATTCAGCTAACGTGCAGGACCTCTACAATGGCTTCATCTGTACCTCACCTACATACATATGCTACCAATAATTCCCTGCCTACCACAACTATGTGCAGAATGCCGCATTTACACAATTGTGTCTTATTGTCCACTGGCAGCACTGACACAACCATTCATGCACAGCCTTTCACCCAGTGCTCATACCATGCTTATGAAATGAGCAACACAGAACCAAATGCATGTTTTGCCACTTGCGTAAACATGCGAGCGTGCGGATACAAGAATCCTGTGGAGACATTTTTGCCTTCATGGTGAGTCAGAGGAACGGCACATTGTGAATGTGTCCCACTTACACTACAGTACAAGCCTCCACACTGTATCTAAGAGCCGAGTGTCCAAGTGTTGTGGGTCGCTTGAGGTAATGGTTTGGCAGCCCTTTATTGCACACTGCTAAAACTAATAAATCTGAAGTCATGAACAAGGGGAGTGTTTACAGAGGCTGGAGGAGTCCGTCAGATCCTCATGTGTACACAAGGAGGGCTACAAAGGCTACTCTTGAAACAAAACTGGACACTGTTGTATGTACAtgtaaagacacaaacagacactcGCACGCACATTTTTGGACGGTGGACTTCCTGATTCCCTCTGGACTGCCTCATTTCCTTTGTATATTGAGCAATGTTTGTTATTGGGCTTTATCTCGAATACAACCTGTTCAAAGACTTCCCTCAAATGCAATAAACCGTAGGAGAGTCTATGATAAACAgtgtatataaacacacacacacacacaaaccacgTACACACTGGCAACATACACTGAAAAACTTTCAAAGTAATGTACATGAAGTGAAATGTTAAATCAGTGCAGTGTTCTGGTTCATCATCCACATCCTCCGTCTGTTTGCTCCTAATCTAATCATGGTCATAAGTCAGGATGTGTGTTGACACCACACAGTTGATCATTCTATATCTTGACCTCTCAATAAGGATTTTAGCATTTGTCACTGCAAATACTCTAAAAGTTTGAACTTCTAGCTCCTCTTTtgctacaaacacaaaatgtcaaactacaaCATTTCTTTCCCAAGACGTCAGCTTTGAGTCATTACATAGTCACACTCTGAATCTTTCTGTAAACACAGATCACAGACATCAGCTTCACTCCACTTCtcctttccttttaaaatattatGTGGGATTACATGATGTCAGTAAGACTGTGCTGTGTAGTCCTGACTTCTATTTTGATTTTCCAGGGTAAAAATAAACAGCTGTAATTTTGACACATCTTCTAAACTTCTAAAACTCTACATAACTACTACTTCTACTCTAATGACAGTGTCTCAGATAAAACTATCAAACCTTATGCTTCTGTGGTCgctgcataaaaaaacatctcttcACATTTCCTCTCTCCAAAGGGAACATTTGCGACGTTTTATGTGTATCTGTGGTCTGTGAGTACAACCAGAATGGCtcacttctctgtctctcaacaAGGCTTCGCTGTTGTCGGTTGTTTATAATAAACGAGGGAAGTGAGACGGGTGCAAAGACCGAAATACATATTCATGCAAAGTCCAGAATAATCTGACTGGAACGAAGCATCCCTTTGATAGAGCTGCTCGAGGctgcaaactttatttttacaatCATGACCTCAGTGAGTACGAATGTCAGTACTAATACAATAACAatactttgattttatttccaCAAACCCCTTTTTCACGCAACTAAAGAAGCTTAACTTCTCAAATATTAATTGTTGTCTTAATACAAGCATCCACACAGGAATTTTGCCTCAATAAATTCAAAGAGACGACATAACTGAGATATCATTCAAAGCAAGCTGTTGGCTCCTGACTCTGCTCTGTGCTACAGACTTGTTTTGGTAGATGCCAAATTGAggttaaaggaataattcacccaaaaatgaaagctCAGTCATTATCTGCCCACTCCCATGCCGGTGGAAAGTCAGCTGTAGGTTCGTAgcatacaaaacatttctgaagcttcacaggaaaacagcattgcagcattctcctcaacaactgaattTACTGTAtttggggacttgtttaaaacgTTGAGaaacaactgacaaaaaaaaaacatgaattgctccatacagctcaatCCCAGTGTCCAGAAGCCCCGAGACAGGCTTTCAACTTAACAgcaacagtgaagattttgacCTACAAAAAAGGTATGAATAATATCATATTAGACCAATTTGGGCTTCTGGAGACCTGGATTACACttgacaagctgtatggagcctttttttttttcggctGTGATTTTAAACGTTctcaaacaagtccccatctacttcagttgttcagtttCACCTTATtttccattggcatgagggtgagaagataatctcagatttttttgtttttgggtgaactgttcctttgaaTGCAAAACAGCTCggataaaaatacaaatacatgcCTTTCAAAGGAGCTTCAACTGCACTGTTAGTTAATGCCACCACACAGAGGCCAAGAATACCTCAATGGACTACAGCATGCTGACATTTCTGTAACTCAACACCAGTAATGAGAAAGACTAATATGGAAAACCTCAACTAGTATGTCTGATTCCCAAGACAATGGCACGCCTGAGCTCTCACTGAACattgtgaatgaatgaagtcATTTTGAAATCCTTTCCTGAAGCAACACTAAAGAGGTTTTACTTctcaaattaaaacatgtaGAGAACTAAATGCTGTCAGAGATGGGATATGACTAAAACATCCCACACATGAATGAGTAGATGTGTCACAAAGCCAGGACACAGGATGCCACCATGCAAACAACAAATCTCATGAGTATCTTCAACTTCATGGTTTTAAAGAATCTTTTTAGTCAACTTACCTATCTGGTCCTCGGGTATAAGTGACTCTATTGGGGGGTCCAGCTCAGAGCTCTGGCGCAGGTAAGCCTTCATCTGTGTCATAAACTGCCTGAGTGTCTGCAGAAAGTCAATCCCTGATGTGTGACAGCCTCGGTTCTCTTGAACAAAGCTGATGTAGTCCTGGACCAGGGAGCCAAAGTATGAGCTTTTGTCCCTGGAGACCTCGGTGATCCTTTTCACCACCCGTCTCTTTGGGGTCATGAGGGAGCTGAGCATGCCGCTCACCTTGCGGAAACGTCCCTTCAGGGCCCTGGGGAGGATAAAAGAGCCACCGCTCAGGCTCACACCGACCCTTTGCCGCCGTGATTTAAAGGATGTACGAAGGCGCATTTCTAGGTCCGACTCTAGGCCGACGCCGTAgtcttcctcctcgtcttcctccccATACTCATCATCGTCACTGCTGTCCTCCACTGGGTCTTGATGATTAAGGTGTCGGGATGGACTTGGGGCCAGTCCCAGGGAGAATCCAGGAGACTGAGAATATTCCAGTGAGTCAGAAGAGGAAGTGGACATGCTCATGTCACTGAGTCGCTGGCGTCCCCTCTCATTAGGACTGGACGGACTCCCAGCGGTATTCTCCAGTAGCACATCAGCAGGGacagcaggtggaggctggCAGGGTGAAAGCTTGGCACGGGACAGAGCCTTAGCTATGGTCTCATCATCCAGGGCTATGTGGCAGCGATGAGCTTCCAGATCAGGCTTCTTAGGCCTCGGAGGTGGTGGGTTTGAAGACACAGGGATCGGTGAGCTGGCAGTTTTGGATGGGCTGCTTTGCTTGGCACCCATTGGTGGTCTAGCGGGTGCTGGGCGCTTGATGGAGCACTGTTGTGGCTTTGCAGACACAGCAACGGTCTCCAGCATGCTTTTGGGTCTGGTGGTAGCTGGTGGAGGTCCAGGTGGAGGCGGGGCAGGGCGCCGGCGTGGCATCGAGCGTGGGGGAGGGGGGCGAGGGGGAGGGGAGCGTGATTTGCCGTTCACTTTTATCTTGTCCAGGTGCTTCTCGCTACCTTGACTGCTGCTTAATGGCTCCACGGATGCTATCCCAGCATTTTCTGGGTTGGTATCAGACTTGACAGCATGCAAAAGTGGATCGTCCTcacagtggtggtggtggtgatgagtCTGGAGAAACAAGGGGTTAAGGAAGCACAGAGGGCCGCTGGAATGTCTCCTTTCTAGGTGAAAGGAAGGTGGAGGAGCGTGGGAGCGTAGGGTTGGGGGTGCACTGTCACAGTGAACCCCGGTGTGTCTCTGCTGCGACCCCTCGACCTCGCTGTTCCTGTTAGTTCGCTGGGGGCTGAGGGTACGACTCAGAGGGCGACGGGGACGGGGGGAGGAGTGACGCTGACTGCAGAGGGCAGAGTCCCAAAAGCCTgtaacacaaagacacactcagaggcaaatattaactaactcaaacacacacttctcctTGGTCAATTCACGGTTTCCTGAAAGGGAATATCCTCAGACACCAACTGAGATCAGGAGTCTTCACATTTAAAGaagagattaaaacaaacaaagacaagatTCTCCGTATTTCTCACCAGCAGTTCAGATGTTCCCTCAAAGTTTTCTCTTTACATGTCTTTCTTCTTGCTGGTGGCAGAAGTGCGGTGAGCTCAGCCCTGCAACTCTTTGCTCTGAATCACTGGTTGCCGACACACAACCGGAGACACTGAGAGGGAGTCACCCATGCTAATCTCAGAGTGGGAGGGCACTAAACGcaccac containing:
- the LOC141003775 gene encoding ras and Rab interactor 2-like isoform X1, which codes for MASSTPPSNPPCGLTDRSGSFFKLIDTFALEIGELKKEMVQTSVTMDTEPLDLRGLESEVSGVYLQSPLCGGAGGERDSGYDSLWRRMSVLDRLTQTHPVWLLLTVSEEEASHILLKQPPGVFLVRKSVALQRKVLSVRLREEQSGTPISHFAVRESQYTFSLEGSGISFADLFRLVAFYCISRDVLPFALKLPEAIASATTRKELEEVAQLGAGFWDSALCSQRHSSPRPRRPLSRTLSPQRTNRNSEVEGSQQRHTGVHCDSAPPTLRSHAPPPSFHLERRHSSGPLCFLNPLFLQTHHHHHHCEDDPLLHAVKSDTNPENAGIASVEPLSSSQGSEKHLDKIKVNGKSRSPPPRPPPPRSMPRRRPAPPPPGPPPATTRPKSMLETVAVSAKPQQCSIKRPAPARPPMGAKQSSPSKTASSPIPVSSNPPPPRPKKPDLEAHRCHIALDDETIAKALSRAKLSPCQPPPAVPADVLLENTAGSPSSPNERGRQRLSDMSMSTSSSDSLEYSQSPGFSLGLAPSPSRHLNHQDPVEDSSDDDEYGEEDEEEDYGVGLESDLEMRLRTSFKSRRQRVGVSLSGGSFILPRALKGRFRKVSGMLSSLMTPKRRVVKRITEVSRDKSSYFGSLVQDYISFVQENRGCHTSGIDFLQTLRQFMTQMKAYLRQSSELDPPIESLIPEDQIDQVLEKAMHKCVLKPLKSVIDAALHDFQVSSGAWQQLRENLALAKTKKPQELGVDGAVPPDPVAIEKICHKFLNMRKMYSPEKKVSVLLRVCKLIYTIMQDNSGRMYGADDFLPMLTYVVAQCDMPQLDTEIQYMMELLDPSLLQGEGGYYLTSAYGAMALIKNFQEEQAARVLSSEARDTLHQWHRRRTTQRSVPSVDDFQNYLRVALHEADSGCTAKTLFVHPYTTTEEVCSLCAYRFKIPNPENYALFLVTEDTSQQLAPDTHPQLIKAELHSRPCTQIFHFLYKKVPNLNLCIPAVAHNGNCLQVE
- the LOC141003775 gene encoding ras and Rab interactor 2-like isoform X2 — protein: MASSTPPSNPPCGLTDRSGSFFKLIDTFALEIGELKKEMVQTSVTMDTEPLDLRGLESEVSGVYLQSPLCGGAGGERDSGYDSLWRRMSVLDRLTQTHPVWLLLTVSEEEASHILLKQPPGVFLVRKSVALQRKVLSVRLREEQSGTPISHFAVRESQYTFSLEGSGISFADLFRLVAFYCISRDVLPFALKLPEAIASATTRKELEEVAQLGAGFWDSALCSQRHSSPRPRRPLSRTLSPQRTNRNSEVEGSQQRHTGVHCDSAPPTLRSHAPPPSFHLERRHSSGPLCFLNPLFLQTHHHHHHCEDDPLLHAVKSDTNPENAGIASVEPLSSSQGSEKHLDKIKVNGKSRSPPPRPPPPRSMPRRRPAPPPPGPPPATTRPKSMLETVAVSAKPQQCSIKRPAPARPPMGAKQSSPSKTASSPIPVSSNPPPPRPKKPDLEAHRCHIALDDETIAKALSRAKLSPCQPPPAVPADVLLENTAGSPSSPNERGRQRLSDMSMSTSSSDSLEYSQSPGFSLGLAPSPSRHLNHQDPVEDSSDDDEYGEEDEEEDYGVGLESDLEMRLRTSFKSRRQRVGVSLSGGSFILPRALKGRFRKVSGMLSSLMTPKRRVVKRITEVSRDKSSYFGSLVQDYISFVQENRGCHTSGIDFLQTLRQFMTQMKAYLRQSSELDPPIESLIPEDQIDQVLEKAMHKCVLKPLKSVIDAALHDFQVSSGAWQQLRENLALAKTKKPQELGVDGAVPPDPVAIEKICHKFLNMRKMYSPEKKVSVLLRVCKLIYTIMQDNSGRMYGADDFLPMLTYVVAQCDMPQLDTEIQYMMELLDPSLLQGEGGYYLTSAYGAMALIKNFQEEQAARVLSSEARDTLHQWHRRRTTQRSVPSVDDFQVSRLT